The DNA sequence CGCGGAACTCTGGAGGAAACTGGTGGCCGTGGACCTCTCCTTCTACAAGTCGTCCCTCTCCCAAGAACTCCGTGACGAAGGCCGAGCGGAAGGCCGAGCGGAAGGCCGAGCCGAGGGTGAGGCGCGTCGCGCCGCCGAGGACATCCTCGACATCCTGGAAGTGCGCGGCATCGACGTCCCCGAAGCGGTCAGGGAACGCATCACCGGCTGTGGTGACCCCGAGATCCTGCGCCACTGGCACCGTCGTGCGGTCACGGCCCCGACAGCCGAAGACGTCCTCACAGAGGAGTAACCCCGCCCCCTGACCGCAGGTCGGGGAGCGCCGGGAGCCGACGCGCACGTCTCGGGGAGAAGCCGACCCCGTAACGTGATCGCTACAGCGGGGCCCCGGGGGACGAGCGGACCTTCTCCCGGGCCCCCCGTTTTGCGAAGATCACGTGAAGGCGGTCGACATCCGGCCGCCGCCACTCATGTGGGGGGATCTTCCATGGCACTCTTCGGCAACGCGCACACCGTCGACCCGGCCCAGGCACAGCAGGACTACGCCCGGCTGCTCGGCCACGGCGAGCAGGTGCACGCCGCGTTCCTGCTGATCCGCGACACCATCCTGTTCACCGACCGCCGCCTGATCATGGTCGACAAGCAGGGGATCACCGGCAAGAAGGTGGAGTACCACTCCATCCCCTACCGCAGCATCACCCACTTCGCGGTGGAGACCGCCGGCACCTTCGACCT is a window from the Streptomyces capillispiralis genome containing:
- a CDS encoding PH domain-containing protein; the encoded protein is MALFGNAHTVDPAQAQQDYARLLGHGEQVHAAFLLIRDTILFTDRRLIMVDKQGITGKKVEYHSIPYRSITHFAVETAGTFDLDAELKIWISGTPTPVEKTFTKGVDIYEVQAILTQFVAR